In the genome of Planctomycetaceae bacterium, one region contains:
- a CDS encoding alpha/beta hydrolase yields MKPLRISAIVTVLAMTVSSVVAREPDYVINLWNGSQPGPAIDAGEEQDFTKDTDRLIAGRRIIKLGNVSVPQAHVFLAPEGQRSGAAVAICPGGGYNILAWDLEGTEVAEWLNSVGITAVVVKYRVPTGKLDPKWLGPVQDTQRSISLIRANAQDWGVDTAKVGVLGFSAGGDTAARTALATERHYEPVDQIDDQLCVANAGILIYPAYLTNDERTALKDDLKVSKESPRMFLAHAWDDPVTPASSLLLALALRKHDVAAELHLYDAGGHGYGLRAVDGKPVTSWNLRCADWLHRNGWAR; encoded by the coding sequence ATGAAGCCTCTGCGTATTTCTGCAATAGTTACTGTGCTCGCCATGACTGTTTCGAGTGTTGTCGCAAGGGAGCCAGATTACGTGATCAACCTGTGGAATGGTTCGCAGCCTGGTCCGGCCATTGATGCTGGTGAAGAACAGGACTTCACGAAAGACACAGACCGGCTGATCGCAGGGCGACGCATCATCAAGCTTGGAAATGTGAGCGTTCCCCAGGCCCATGTCTTTCTTGCACCGGAAGGTCAGCGTTCCGGAGCTGCAGTCGCGATCTGTCCGGGGGGCGGATACAACATTCTGGCGTGGGATCTGGAAGGAACCGAAGTCGCCGAATGGCTGAATTCCGTTGGCATCACTGCGGTGGTCGTCAAGTACCGCGTTCCCACAGGAAAGCTGGATCCCAAATGGCTCGGGCCGGTACAGGATACGCAGCGGTCCATCAGTCTGATCCGAGCCAATGCTCAGGATTGGGGAGTTGATACCGCAAAGGTTGGCGTACTGGGTTTTTCGGCTGGAGGTGACACGGCAGCTCGAACGGCCCTTGCGACGGAAAGACACTACGAACCCGTTGATCAGATTGACGACCAGCTTTGTGTGGCAAATGCCGGCATTCTCATTTATCCAGCGTATCTGACGAATGATGAAAGAACGGCTTTGAAGGATGACCTGAAGGTTTCGAAAGAATCGCCGCGCATGTTTCTGGCTCATGCATGGGACGATCCTGTAACACCGGCAAGCAGTCTGCTGTTGGCCCTGGCGCTCAGGAAGCATGACGTTGCTGCAGAGCTGCACTTATACGACGCGGGTGGGCACGGTTATGGACTGCGGGCCGTTGATGGAAAACCGGTTACAAGCTGGAACCTTCGATGCGCCGACTGGTTACACCGGAACGGTTGGGCCAGATAA